The window AATCCGGTGGATTAGCGCTGCGTAACGAGCAGTCGAAAGCCGAGGGGCAATTCTCCTGTCCATTGCAGGCCTTGGTTCTGGATCGTCCAGATTGATCGGCTCGAGCAGGCGTATGTCCGCGCCAGACTGGCTTTCGTATGGCCAACCTTCAGATCATCAAGGATTTTGAGCTGGCATAGGAGCGGGATTGGACTCGACTGCCCACCGGGGCGAAGCTTCGATAGCCTGATCGCGTCATCACGCGTCGCGCTCATCCAGTTCGCGGTGACCATGTCGGCCAGGTTCTCGAAGTCTGCCAGGTATCGTCGCGCCGCGACAATCGTGCTCCAGCTGCTGCGGAGGTTGCGGACATGATACTGTATATGGAAGCCAGGCATGGCAAGCCAGATCGCCAAGTCTTCACGCACGTCGTCGGGAAACTCTGGTGTATTCCAACCGCGACGCGCGATCCACTCGCGGCAGCGGCTCTGACTTCCGTCCGGATCCAATAGTCCTGCATGGTAGAGCACGCGGGGGCCTTTCCTTCAGCTTTGCCTATGCGTGATGTTTCCTGTTCGCCTGGCTCAAGCCAGCGCCTGCCAAGTCGCCGATAAATTTCCATCTTGCCGCCAGATGGCACCGACTGCCACCGCAAACGTGGCTGGTGCGCAGAGGTCCCGTTCGATTTAAGGGCGAGACGTGTGAGGGCAGACCTGACCGAGGCTATGGTGCCTGCGGTTGGCTCGCCTTCGGTTCGATAACGAGTGACGTGCTCCCCAGATTGTTACCATTCAGAGGTAGAGTCTCGCTCCTTCATGATTGATGTTTGATGGGATGGCAACGTGTCTGGGGGCATGCCCCCAGACACGTTCGCTGGCGATCTCGGCGGGGGTCTTCCCGCCCAGTTTCGAGTGTGGTCTGACCGTGTTGTAGTTGTGCTGCCAGGCAGCCAGCACGAACCGGGCATGGGCCAGTGAGGTGAACAGGGTCTCGTTGAGGCATTCGTCGCGCAGACGGCCATTGAAGCTCTCCACGAAGCCGTTCTGCATCGGCTTGCCCGGCGCGATGTAATGCCACTCGACATGCCGCTCCTGCGACCAGCGAAGGATGGCCGACGAGGTCAGTTCGGTGCCATTGTCGCTGACTACCGTGTGCGGCTTGCCGCGCATCCCGATCAGGCTGGTCAGTTCCCGGGCCACCCGTGCGCCTGACAGCGATGTATCAGCCACCAGCGCCAGGCATTCCCGCGAGAAGTCATCGACCACGCACAGGATGCGGAAGCGCCGACCGCAGATCAGGCTGTCGGAGACGAAGTCGAGCGACCACCGCTGGTTCAGCCCATCCGGCAGCACCATTGGTCTGCGCGTTCCCAGCGCCCGTTTGCGCCCGCCACGGCGGCGCACCCGCAACCCTTCCTCGCGGTAGATGCGCAGCAGCTTCTTGTGGTTGGGCTTCATGCCTTCCCGCGCCAGGAGGCATACAGGTGCTGCAGATCATAGATCCCTATTGTTGCGCTCAGGAAGATGCTCGCCGCAGGCTGGTTGATTTCATTGCGCGCTTTGACAAAGCTGCGGACTCGATTGGGAAAGTGCATGTCGTCAGCTTCGATGCTGACTCCTTGCGAGACAGCTATGAAAGCAATGAGGAACAGTGTGGCGACATCGAGAGGAAAGTGGCCGCCAAGCTGCCAAACACCAACTTCCATCATGCCCCGAGATCTCGCAGAGGGACTGGCGATCTGCACGATCGCAGAGTCACCGCCACGTTCGCGGATGGAAGCCGGGTGATCTGGGATCTGGGTCGCGGCATCGATGGTATCATGTCGCCGCGCTTCGGATGCGTTGTTAATGCTACGGTTGAACAGTCGTAACGCCGGTCTTGGCGCTACGATTTCGCATCCAGGGGCATCCACCGTGGAGGCGGTGTGGCCCCGGCGATCAATGATTTCCCATTGCGGAGAAAGGCCTCGATTAGGGAGTTGCATGGCCTAGGAGAGATCGCTGGGTCTGGTAGTGGTCACCCCCTTCCCATTGCCTAAACCGAAGCCCTCTGCATCTAGCAGTCCACTCATGAAGGCGAAGGCAGTAGGCTTCGGTTGGCCTTGTACGCTTTCATCATCGAGATCGAATTGGATCTCAGCGCAGACGCGAGTTTACCGCCAGCTTGGTCTGTTAGAAGGGTGGCACCCTTTATGAACGCCAGGGCTCGGGGCGCACGCGATGGCCCCTCATTTGTCGCGAAAAAATTTTTGCCATTTTTGGGTGGAGGATGATCCGAGTTTGCCAGGCGGGCTACTTCGATGCCAGCTCATCACGGTCATCAGAGGCTGCGTTCGAGGGCGATTTGGGTTCGCATAGTTAGAGGCCGCGATTGCCTTGAGTAAGGCTACTTCTGCCTTGAATGTGTTCGACTTTTCCGATTTTTCTAAGTACTTGTAGGAGTGCGAAGGGGGCTTCCCCACTGATCAGGATATGCTTGGTGCAGACGTCCCGAGGGACGAATATGGAGGTGGCCGTGTAGCTTGCCTGATGCGACACGGCACGAGGCGGGATGAGCATTTTGATGGCTGACACGTTTTTTCAATCACCTATCCTGAACTCGCCCTATGAGGAGCCGTCGCGCCACTGGGATCTTGATGAGAACGGACAGCCGACTACCGAGATCGTCAGCCACAGGCGCAAGAGCGCTTTGGTCTCGCCAATTCCAAAGGCCAAGAAGGTCCGAGGAAAGGCTGCGCAGCAGGGGGAACTGCTGGCAGATGAGATGGGGCAGGAGTACAATCCGACTGAAGTCATAAATGGCATACGCTCGGCCGTGGAAAGCTGGCGTAACCTTCCAGAGAGCCAGTGGCAGGTGACGCCTTCTACAGCCCGGTTACTCCGCCATTGGCGTACTCATGATTTCGTCAACCAGAAACCCTTCTTCTGCCAAGTCGAAGCAGTGGAGACTGTGATCTGGTTGACGGAAGTCGCGCCGAAGTCATCGCAACAAGGGCGTCGTTTCTGGTCTCACCTTGAGGCAGCGAACGCAGCTTCGAACCCGGATCTGATGCGCCTTGCGCTCAAGCTTGCGACGGGCGCCGGCAAGACGACCGTCATGGCGATGTTGATTGCTTGGCACACCGTGAATGCCGTCCGTCATCCTAATGCGAAGCGATTTACGCGCGGTTTCCTGGTGGTCGCACCAGGCATCACGATCAAGGACCGCTTGCGGGTCCTGCAGCCGAACGATCCGGAGAGCTACTACAAGAGCCGTGAGATCGTGCCCGAGGACATGCTGCCAGATCTCGGCAAGGCCAAGATCGTCATCACCAACTACCACGCCTTCAAGAAGAAGGATGAGGTTTCGCTAAACAAGGTGCAGCGTTCGGCACTTCGCACCGAGCCGAAGCCGGAGAGCGACGGTGCCATGATCCGCCGGGTCGCTGGCGAGTTGATGGGCATGAAGAACATCGTCGTTCTGAACGATGAGGCCCACCACTGTTATCGCGAACGACCGCTCACGCCTGACGAGGAGAAGGCACTCAAGGGCGAAGATCGTGCCGAAGCGAAGGAAAACAACGAAGCTGCACGGCTTTGGATTTCAGGTCTGGAGGCGGTTAAGCGAGAGTTGGGCCTCAATATGGTCTACGATCTTTCGGCGACACCCTTCTTCCTCAAGGGGTCGGGCTATCGCGAGGGTTCGCTGTTCGGTTGGGTCATGAGCGACTTCTCGCTGATGGACGCGATCGAATGCGGCATCGTCAAGCTCCCACGCGTTCCCATCATGGACAACGTGCCCGGAGGCGAGACGCCGATGTTCCGCAACTTGTGGGAACACATCGGCAAGAAGCTCCCGAAAAAGGGGCGCGGCAAGTCCGGCTTCGATGATCCGCAGAAGCTGCCCAACGAGCTACTGACGGCCATTGACGCGCTCTACGGCCACTATGAGAAAACGCATACCGCCTGGCGTGAGGCAGGCATTGGCGTCGACCCCGTCTTCATCGTGGTGTGCAACAACACCGCGACATCCAAGCTCGTTCACGATTACATCAGCGGTTACGAACTGGAGGATGAGAACGGCGCCAGGACGCTGATGGCGGGCAAGTGCAAGTTGTTTCGCAACTTCGATCCGGATGGCGTCGCTCTTCCACGTATGCGGACCTTGCTAATCGACTCGATGCAACTGGAGTCGGGCGAGGCGATCTCGTCGGATTTTCGAGCTGCCGCTGCTGATGAGATCGACCGCTTCAAGCAGGAACTGGTCCAGCGCACGGGCGATCGCGTTGCTGCCGAGAAGATCGACGACAGCACCATCCTGCGCGAGGTGCTCAACACCGTGGGCCGCAAGGGGCAACTGGGCGAGGGTATCCGATGCGTCGTTTCCGTCTCGATGCTGACCGAGGGCTGGGACGCGAACACCGTCACTCATGTCCTTGGTGTGCGCGCCTTCGGCACGCAGCTCCTGTGCGAGCAGGTGATGGGGCGTGCTCTGCGCAGGCAGTCCTATCAGTTGCAGGAGGATGGACGTTTCGGCGTTGAATACGCCGATGTTCTTGGCATCCCATTCGACTTCACGGCCCAGCCGGTCGTCGCCCCGATCCGAACCCCGCCTGACATGGAGCGGGTCCATGCCCTTATCCCGGATCGCGACACGTCGGAAATTCGCTTTCCACGGGTCGATGGCTACCGCACGGAAATGCCGCAAGATGTCATTCGTGCCGAGTTTACGGCTGACTCCGCACTGGAACTGACACCAGAACTTGTTGGGGCGACGGAAACCGTGAACTCGGGCATCGTCGGGGAGCAGGCCGAGCTGACGCTCGACCACCTAGGTGAAATTCGTCAGTCTTCCATCGTTTTCCGTATGGCCGAAATGATCGTCAAACGGCGCCTTACCGAAGCGTTGCAGCCGATTAACGCGGGCCTCGTCATGCAGATGCGTACCATCGTGCGTAAGTGGATGAACGAGCACCTTGTCTGCAAGGGCAACACCCGCCCGGCGCAGATCCTCTATTATGCGATCGCTGACCGGGTTGCAGATCGTATCATGAACGCAATTACGCGCGGCGCCGAAGGCGGCGGTCGCGTGCTGGCGATACTCGATCCCTACAACCGGGAAGGCTCCACCCGCAGCGTGAGCTTCATGACTAGCCAGGATCGTTACGAGACGGGCGAACGGTGCCACATCAATTACGCGGTGATCGACAGCGATTGGGAGGCCGAGTTCTGCCGTGTTGCCGATCAGCACCCGCGCGTTCTGGCTTGGGTGAAGAACCACAACCTCGGCTTCGAGGTGCCCTACACCGCTGGCGGAGAAGCGCGTCGCTACCGACCTGATTTTATCATCCGGCTCGACGATGGCCGAGGCGAGGACGATCCCCTCAACCTCATTGTCGAGATCAAGGGGGAGCGCGACGAGGATGACAAGGACAAGGCCGAGACCATGCGCACCCTGTGGATCCCGGGTGTGAACAACCTCGGCACGCAGGGGCGCTGGGCCTTTGCCGAGTTCACCGATGTCTGGACCATCAAGACGGAATTTGCAGCTAAGGTCGAAGCTTGGCTGGATGAACTGGTTGGAGAAGCCGCAGCATGAAACGCGTATTATGGATCAAAATTGGCTGGGCAGACTGCTATCAAGGCGATCTAGTGCGTGGCAACTTTGACTATCCGCAGCAGCGACGTGCGGAGATGTTCAACTTCCTGCCGAACGGGGATGGTACGTACTGCGGCTATACTGGCAGCATGTCTGGCAGCACACCATCGAGTGAAAAGCCAGACGACTGGTTGGTGATCTTCATAGCGCGCCATCCTGAACTCGGCGGCATGTATGTCGTCGGCTGGTATGAGGGCGCCACTTTGGGTGAGAGCCGTGCTCGCGACGATGTCGCCTTGCCAGAGCCGATGTTCGGCGATGATAAGGCGGATGAGGCTCCTGTTTACTCGATCACCGCCAAGTCGGCTTACCTCGTGCCGCCCGAGTATCGCCTTGAAGGATATTCCCACAAGACGATTGGCTCTGCCAGATTTTCATATCTGTCTGGCCCCGGTATTGAGCGAACTGCCGATAAGGCCGAAGTTCGCAATGAACTTTTGAAGCGGGTCCGAGCTCTCAGATCCGTCGCTATTCAGAACCCGGAGCCTGGCGTCGACCTGCGTAAGGTGGACCCGCTTCTTGATCTTGGAACTGCCGCGTTCCGAGCCGAGGTTGAGAAGGCCGCGATCAAGGCTGTTATAAAGACGCTCAAAGCTGAAGGCTTCAAGGTCAAAAGCCATGAACATTTGAACCGCGGGTACGATCTCAAGGCCACCCACAGGGAAACGGGTCAGGTACTTCGCGTCGAGGTCAAGGGTACGGCGGGGCGCTCCAGGCGTTTCTTCCTTTCGGAGAACGAGAAGCGATTTCTTGAGAACTCGCAGTGGCGATTTGCGATTGTCACGACCGCACTCGAAAAGCCGACAGTCGAGATCTTCGACCTTTCAAAGTTTAAAGCAGAGTTCGATCTTTCACCTCTCGCGTGGATCGGTCGTGAAAAAGTCAAGGATCCTGCCTGATGGCTCGTGCCCCCAAGAAACCCCTTACCGTTGAAACGCTCACGCATGATGAGGCGAGTCGGAAGAATGCGCCTACGGCGGAGCTGGAGGCGTTTGTGCCGCCTGATGTGAAGACGCCAATTCGGGCGGCTTACGAGCGGCGCAATCCTGATCTTGATCCGCAGTTGGTGTGGCGGGGCAAGGACATGGCGGACTGGTCGGACCTCGTGGTCGAGGCGCCTCCGCTTTACATTCAGGAGAAGATCCACCCCAAGGCGCTGGTCGAGGATCTGAAGCGCGCGGCGAAGCGGCGGGCCGAGCCGGAGCCAATGGCGGACCTGTTCTCCGATTTCAATGGCGTGGCCCCGGAGGCGAAGACTGAGTTCTACGCACATGACCAGCACTGGTCGAACCGAATGATCCTGGGCGATGGCCTGAAGGTGATGGCAAGCCTGGCCGAGCGCGAAGGTCTGAAGGGGCAGGTGCAGTGCATCTATTTCGACCCGCCCTATGGCATCAAGTTCAACTCCAACTTCCAGTGGTCCACCACGAGCCGCGACGTGAAGGACGGCAAGGCTGACCATTTCAGCCGCGAGCCAGAGCAGGTGAAGGCCTTCCGCGACACCTGGCGCGATGGCATCCACTCCTACCTCACCTACTTGCGCGACCGCCTGACCGTGGCCCGCGACCTGTTGACCGAAAGCGGCTCGGTATTCGTACAGATTGGGGACGAGAACGTTCATCGTGTGCGAGCATTATTAGATGAAGTATTTGGAGATGAGAACTGCGTTAGCATGATTTCATTCGCCAAGACGTCAAGTGCGACGACGAATGCGCTTGCAAATACAAGTGATTATATACTCTGGTACTCTAAAAATTTGGCTGCATTGAAGTACCGCGCACCCGGTATCACAAAAACTCTGACCGGCCCTGGTGGGGGTGAGTACCGTTCGATTATTTTCGAGAATGGTGAGGTTCGTCGTTTGAGCGACGACGAAGTTTTATCGAATGAGTTGCCGGATCATGGGCGGGTTTTCCGCCTTGATACTGTAACCAGCCAGTCTCCAGGTACAAAATATGAAGTAAAACTGGCGGGAAGGTCGTTTTATCCTAGTGGTTATTGGAAAACCGATAAAGATCGGATGGCACGCCTTATTCGTGCTGGCCGCATCGTGGGGCGTTCTGGGTCGCTTGGGTACCTTAGGTACTTTGAAGATAGCTTACAGGTTGCGATGTCAAGTACATGGACGGACACTCAAATCGCTGGGCGACCGGGCGACAAAATATACGTCGTGCAGACGTTACCAAAAGTCATTCAACGCTGCATCTTGATGACCACCGACCCAGGCGACCTCGTGCTCGATCCCACCTGCGGATCGGGCACCACCGCCTATGTTGCCGAGCAGTGGGGGCGGCGTTGGATCACCATGGACACCTCACGCGTTGCGCTGACGCTCGCACGGGCGCGGCTGATGGGTGCGCGCTATCCCTGGTATCTGCTGGCCGACAGCAAGGACGGGCAACTCAAGGAAGCCGAAGTCACCCGCACGCCGCCTTCGATGGCGGCAACGCATGGCCGCATCCGTCAGGGCTTCGTCTACAAGCGTGTGCCGCATATCACCTTGAAGTCCATCGCCAACAACGCCGAGATCGACACGATCTGGGAGCAATTCCAGCCGACGCTCGAAGACCTCCGCGTTCAGCTCAATTCTGCGCTCGGCATGGAATGGCAGGAATGGGAAATCCCGCGCGAGGCAGGCAGGGATTGGCCCGACAGCGCCCTGTCGGCGCACAAGGCCTGGTGGGCGCAGCGCATCGCCCGCCAGCAGGAAATCGACGCATCGATCGCGGCCAAGGCCGATACTGAATACCTCTACGACCAGCCCTATGAGGACAAGGGCCGCGTGCGCGTGGCCGGGCCGTTCACGGTCGAAAGCCTCTCGCCTCACCGCGTCCCCGCCGTCGATGTGGACGACAGCCTGTTCGATGAACTGGAGGCTGCCGAAGGGCGTCGCCAAGCGGGCGAAGTGGGTGGGGGCGAGGCGGCGGACTTCGTCTCCATGGTGCTCGACAACCTGAAGAAGTCCGGCGTCCAGCAAGCGCACAAGGCGGATCGACTCGTCTTCACCGCCACCAAGGGTTGGCCGGGCCGTTACATCAGCGCGGAAGGCCGCGTGCGCCAGTCTTCTGATGCCGAGGATACCCCCGAACGCCGCGCCGCTATCCTCGTCGGCCCCGAGTACGGTACCGTCTCGCGCGCCGATCTCACCGCTGCTGCGCGCGAGGCGATGGAGGCGGGCTTCGACCTTCTGGTGGCGGCTGCCTTCAACTTCGATGCCCACGCCAGCGAGTTCGACCGCATGGGCGCGCTCACCGTGCTGCAGGCCCGCATCAACCCCGACTTGCATATGCCCGACCTTGCCAACACCGGCGCAGGCAACCTCTTCACCGTCTTCGGCGAGCCCGACATCCAGGTTCATGACGAGGCCGATGGCATGGTTTCCATCGAAGTGGCCGGCATCGACATGTACAAGGGCGGTGAGATCAAGAGCAGCAATGCCGACGAAATTGCGGTGTGGTTCATCGACACCGACTACAACTACGAAAGCTTCTTCGTGCGCCACGCCTACTTCCCCGGCGCCAACGATCCCTACAAGGCCCTGAAAACCACCCTCAAGGCCGAGATCGACGCCGAAGCCTGGGAAAGCCTCAAGCGCACCCGCTCCCGTCCGTTCCCAAGGCCGATCGACGGGCGCGTAGCGGTGAAGGTGGTGAACCACCTTGGGGATGAAGTGATGAAGGTGGTGGAGGTTTGATCTCCACAAGCTGCAATTTATAACGGGGCCGCAAATATGGTTGATCTGGTTCGATCAGTTACAAGTATACCCTTCTCTGAGAGAAGGTACATCGCAGTGCTCTCAGATCAGGAGTATGACCGGAGAGTCGGTTTTACAAATAAGCTTAAATATGGAGAAATTATTGTAGAGGCAATTCCTTTGATATTGCCCGGAGGTCCATTAGTTAGAGTTGCCGGTAAGTTTGCTTTGGATAGAATTGTGCAGAAGGCTAATTATTCTTATTCTAAAGGTGTGAGCAATGCGGGAGGGACTGTTCACCTTCTTCCACTAAGAGAGGCGAATTTATTTAAATTCTTGAGCGGGTCTGCTGAAGTTGGAAGGGCTTATGCAGTAAACCCTTTGTGTGATAATATGTATTATTCTGTAGATACATACAATGATGATATGGTCGACCATAAGTTGAGTGAGCTTGAGAGGGTTTTGAACGCTCTTGGTGCCACTAGGTATAGTATATCTTTCCAATCCGAATATTCGTCGTCATTCGATGTGAGTATTGACGGGCAGGAAAGGAAATTCTTTAATCGAGGTGCTAAGGCTGCTTTTGAAGCAGAAAGTCGCCGAGCCAGAGCTCGGCGCTTCGAGCGCAGCGGAACTTCAGCCGGTGGCGAGCCCACCCTTCCTCAAGATCTCGTTTGGCTTGAGCGCGAGCCTTCATGGGAAGCGCTCGTCGAAAGCCGACTGCATTACGGCAGGAAGACATTTGACCTGAGCGTTACATTGGATCGTGACTTGCGTATGTCTGCTAAGGTCATGGCAGATTTAAAGGTTCTGCGTCTTGATATGCAGGCCAAAGTCGAAAGCAGGTCTAGTGTTACACTTTATGTGAGTGGGGAGTTCTAAATTGTGAACCTGCTCTGGTCTTCCACGTTCACCGATGCGCTGGGGAAACTGGCGCCGCAGGAGCAAAAGCAGGTCAAGCTTACCGCCACTGACTTACTCTTCGATCCCAAGGGCAACGGTATCCAGCTCCATCGTGTCGAGAAAACTCAGGGGCTTTGGACAGCGCGTGTCAGTCAGGATCTGCGCATCGTACTGCATAAGGATGGGGACCACACCTTGCTGGTCTACGTCGGTCATCACGATGAGGCTTATCGCTGGGCGGAACGGCGCAAGCTGGTTCAACATGAGCGCACGGGCGCGATGCAGATCGTTGAACTGGTCGAGCGCGTCGAAGAACGCCTGATCTACACTGACCGTATCGTTGAAGGTGATCATGGCCAGCCGCTCCCGGCGCCAAAGCCCTTTGCTGGCCTCAGTGACGACCAGTTATTGGACGTCGGCGTGCCGCGTGATTGGCTTGAGCCCGTGCAGCAGGCTCCGGAAGCCAGTGTCGATGGGCTTTTCGACAGTCTTCCCGACGAGGCTGCGGAAGCCCTTCTGGATTTCCTTACCGGTGGACGGCTCGAAGATCATGTCGCAGTGCAGGCTGCGCCTGGATCCGACCCCTATACACACCCCGATGCCCAACGGCGTTTTCGCGTTCTGGAGAACGTGGAAGAGCTACAGGCGGCTCTCGACCAGCCGTTCGAAAAGTGGGCGGTGTTTCTACACCCCGCCCAGCGCAGTCTGGCAGAGCGTGACTGGTCCGGTCCGGCACGTGTTACCGGCTCAGCGGGGACTGGCAAGACGATCGTTGCCTTGCATCGCGCGGTGCACATTGCCCGTGAGCAGGCCGATGCGCGTGTCTTGCTGACGACTTTTTCCAAGCCTCTGGCCGTCTCGCTTGGACGTAAGTTTGAGATCTTGACTGAAGCTGAGCCGTCCTTGCGAGAGAAAGTGCAGGTTCGCACCCTCGATCAGGCCGTCTATGATTTGCACACGAAGTACTTCGGCCAGCCGAGCATCGCGAAATCCTCTCACATACGTGCGGCTATCGCGGATGCTATCAAGGCGGGGCTGGGCGCAGGTCTAACGCCTGAGTTCCTGTTCGAGGAATGGGATGAAGTTGTCGATGCGTGGAATGTTACGGAGGCCGGTGCCTACGCAGTCGTTCCCCGCATCGGGAGGCGAACCAGACTTGGCCCCCAACAGCGCGATGCCGCATGGAGCGTGTTCGAGTTTGTGCGTGAGCGCTTGGAGCAGCGTGCAGTGATGACCTGGTCGCAAGTCTTCGCTCGCGTGCAGAGCGGGGAGGAGGCAGGGCAGCCGCTTGGCTACACACACGTAGTAGTCGATGAGGCTCAAGATCTGTCGGTGGCTCAGGTCAAGTTCCTTGGGGCGATCTCCAAAGGGCAAGACGACGCTTTGTTCCTCGCAGGCGACATTGGTCAGAGGATCTTCCACTTGCCGTTTAGTTGGACGCGCCTGGGGCTCGACATTCGGGGGCGAAGTCATGCGTTGAAGGTCAACTACCGCACTTCGCACCAGATCAGGTCCATGGCCGACAAGCTGCTTC is drawn from Novosphingobium decolorationis and contains these coding sequences:
- a CDS encoding BPTD_3080 family restriction endonuclease; the protein is MADTFFQSPILNSPYEEPSRHWDLDENGQPTTEIVSHRRKSALVSPIPKAKKVRGKAAQQGELLADEMGQEYNPTEVINGIRSAVESWRNLPESQWQVTPSTARLLRHWRTHDFVNQKPFFCQVEAVETVIWLTEVAPKSSQQGRRFWSHLEAANAASNPDLMRLALKLATGAGKTTVMAMLIAWHTVNAVRHPNAKRFTRGFLVVAPGITIKDRLRVLQPNDPESYYKSREIVPEDMLPDLGKAKIVITNYHAFKKKDEVSLNKVQRSALRTEPKPESDGAMIRRVAGELMGMKNIVVLNDEAHHCYRERPLTPDEEKALKGEDRAEAKENNEAARLWISGLEAVKRELGLNMVYDLSATPFFLKGSGYREGSLFGWVMSDFSLMDAIECGIVKLPRVPIMDNVPGGETPMFRNLWEHIGKKLPKKGRGKSGFDDPQKLPNELLTAIDALYGHYEKTHTAWREAGIGVDPVFIVVCNNTATSKLVHDYISGYELEDENGARTLMAGKCKLFRNFDPDGVALPRMRTLLIDSMQLESGEAISSDFRAAAADEIDRFKQELVQRTGDRVAAEKIDDSTILREVLNTVGRKGQLGEGIRCVVSVSMLTEGWDANTVTHVLGVRAFGTQLLCEQVMGRALRRQSYQLQEDGRFGVEYADVLGIPFDFTAQPVVAPIRTPPDMERVHALIPDRDTSEIRFPRVDGYRTEMPQDVIRAEFTADSALELTPELVGATETVNSGIVGEQAELTLDHLGEIRQSSIVFRMAEMIVKRRLTEALQPINAGLVMQMRTIVRKWMNEHLVCKGNTRPAQILYYAIADRVADRIMNAITRGAEGGGRVLAILDPYNREGSTRSVSFMTSQDRYETGERCHINYAVIDSDWEAEFCRVADQHPRVLAWVKNHNLGFEVPYTAGGEARRYRPDFIIRLDDGRGEDDPLNLIVEIKGERDEDDKDKAETMRTLWIPGVNNLGTQGRWAFAEFTDVWTIKTEFAAKVEAWLDELVGEAAA
- a CDS encoding DUF3883 domain-containing protein, with protein sequence MKRVLWIKIGWADCYQGDLVRGNFDYPQQRRAEMFNFLPNGDGTYCGYTGSMSGSTPSSEKPDDWLVIFIARHPELGGMYVVGWYEGATLGESRARDDVALPEPMFGDDKADEAPVYSITAKSAYLVPPEYRLEGYSHKTIGSARFSYLSGPGIERTADKAEVRNELLKRVRALRSVAIQNPEPGVDLRKVDPLLDLGTAAFRAEVEKAAIKAVIKTLKAEGFKVKSHEHLNRGYDLKATHRETGQVLRVEVKGTAGRSRRFFLSENEKRFLENSQWRFAIVTTALEKPTVEIFDLSKFKAEFDLSPLAWIGREKVKDPA
- a CDS encoding site-specific DNA-methyltransferase, producing the protein MARAPKKPLTVETLTHDEASRKNAPTAELEAFVPPDVKTPIRAAYERRNPDLDPQLVWRGKDMADWSDLVVEAPPLYIQEKIHPKALVEDLKRAAKRRAEPEPMADLFSDFNGVAPEAKTEFYAHDQHWSNRMILGDGLKVMASLAEREGLKGQVQCIYFDPPYGIKFNSNFQWSTTSRDVKDGKADHFSREPEQVKAFRDTWRDGIHSYLTYLRDRLTVARDLLTESGSVFVQIGDENVHRVRALLDEVFGDENCVSMISFAKTSSATTNALANTSDYILWYSKNLAALKYRAPGITKTLTGPGGGEYRSIIFENGEVRRLSDDEVLSNELPDHGRVFRLDTVTSQSPGTKYEVKLAGRSFYPSGYWKTDKDRMARLIRAGRIVGRSGSLGYLRYFEDSLQVAMSSTWTDTQIAGRPGDKIYVVQTLPKVIQRCILMTTDPGDLVLDPTCGSGTTAYVAEQWGRRWITMDTSRVALTLARARLMGARYPWYLLADSKDGQLKEAEVTRTPPSMAATHGRIRQGFVYKRVPHITLKSIANNAEIDTIWEQFQPTLEDLRVQLNSALGMEWQEWEIPREAGRDWPDSALSAHKAWWAQRIARQQEIDASIAAKADTEYLYDQPYEDKGRVRVAGPFTVESLSPHRVPAVDVDDSLFDELEAAEGRRQAGEVGGGEAADFVSMVLDNLKKSGVQQAHKADRLVFTATKGWPGRYISAEGRVRQSSDAEDTPERRAAILVGPEYGTVSRADLTAAAREAMEAGFDLLVAAAFNFDAHASEFDRMGALTVLQARINPDLHMPDLANTGAGNLFTVFGEPDIQVHDEADGMVSIEVAGIDMYKGGEIKSSNADEIAVWFIDTDYNYESFFVRHAYFPGANDPYKALKTTLKAEIDAEAWESLKRTRSRPFPRPIDGRVAVKVVNHLGDEVMKVVEV
- a CDS encoding 3'-5' exonuclease, whose amino-acid sequence is MNLLWSSTFTDALGKLAPQEQKQVKLTATDLLFDPKGNGIQLHRVEKTQGLWTARVSQDLRIVLHKDGDHTLLVYVGHHDEAYRWAERRKLVQHERTGAMQIVELVERVEERLIYTDRIVEGDHGQPLPAPKPFAGLSDDQLLDVGVPRDWLEPVQQAPEASVDGLFDSLPDEAAEALLDFLTGGRLEDHVAVQAAPGSDPYTHPDAQRRFRVLENVEELQAALDQPFEKWAVFLHPAQRSLAERDWSGPARVTGSAGTGKTIVALHRAVHIAREQADARVLLTTFSKPLAVSLGRKFEILTEAEPSLREKVQVRTLDQAVYDLHTKYFGQPSIAKSSHIRAAIADAIKAGLGAGLTPEFLFEEWDEVVDAWNVTEAGAYAVVPRIGRRTRLGPQQRDAAWSVFEFVRERLEQRAVMTWSQVFARVQSGEEAGQPLGYTHVVVDEAQDLSVAQVKFLGAISKGQDDALFLAGDIGQRIFHLPFSWTRLGLDIRGRSHALKVNYRTSHQIRSMADKLLPATIADMDGIEEGRRGTVSIFDGPDPRLLLVESVEQEQEAVAKFILECLDAEMTQAEIGVLVRGDAQLGRARDAVRAAGLDVRDDAGVAIATMHEAKGLEFRAVVVMACDEHVVPDSKRLAMIGDVADLEAAFETERHLLYVACTRARDRLLVTGLEPGSEFLDDLTSRS